A single Ptiloglossa arizonensis isolate GNS036 chromosome 2, iyPtiAriz1_principal, whole genome shotgun sequence DNA region contains:
- the Gw gene encoding trinucleotide repeat containing adaptor protein gawky isoform X1 has product MFPHNSSSHEISTETNAFVQNSMGDVVVLGKNSPIGVGKGRESENARYCDIEFINNNMMVKPINHLGNTAANDFLTVLSSQTGKSILTSRGPTCQSVASSTTKHPTINHFLTYDNNNNPTLNNRSRRAEHNHQDDRKTTVNATTKRKQPGSPGKHKPGSSANNSKSISKTLSDNKTSFSVLNIRVLNISINLQLTGDKCAIGEGVPSLVRIPKSDRPSSGHFSLDSLDNYSLLGSCLHPGKYNNIKSNSSLLSNNNVNYKSVILLSSTSNHYFLRVEMDSGAIAMRLGARLNPFRFLVNSSFDGLLLRERFLFTSQDKHCRIMEIFSTNNQIIQSKHPSVECIIKMIKILQECVPGDFNEVGSRKSSLIHLTLIKVVSENINILECCEPLCENQDMRAFLSIEIKFENLQNTVKHASHNLTFEDISLTDINQEILKFLFTYLFLKDKSYLLFYLGITKMLLNEVNFFSFEKCKQSSHILRDLLLNSTFSTINTSSIIIEFFLGEINNTKKEVLKSVISVDISFINNNIALAHIEENYTKISKSPLNFVMLKKVKISDRSSNEESDLIKEGKNVATSSSITLIVPGNELTDQPLRPLPLRNAPKRAQSSPPWLDLVANELTQRACVPLSLDRKLYVVKFRYKVICDFSIMWKGIPSHETSYERTHLSVRYSNISWKVNERTLAFKVENFMMTKVYSKIVTFSNNFGKTNHKIVVSNKNILISLKNSSMTVITTMYCKIWISKRGKLNALLFRIFRNIDGRSSTSNEQNLQILLHPVALKKSSSGIFASIRTFTQSVNSLFLLKIFRRMYSKLMTLMKEYPNAWFIVRTSETIILNVKGRMVEMLSWGINGISDVATITVGALSFQDNVKSNEPMGAYFANYRYSGSYVRLDPEFVKSLSKSTIGDRFRVKGENQAEFALYIPTTTTCKPTMTLKRQSASRIIGVPGSRPKYFETLWPDQMHTPHDFYDSLPNCLTGYHNDSLPEGEDEEDSSRCFDCFNEQIIRRNTNKNVDHNQLETIKSQTAVHLHGDQYNNAGVFRFCGFERNDNCQDLYESIEGNTSTISSYSSSPKRMKLRYQVFIDLMNENISLENLCDVYQFKETYKIHQIIGLDVENIFTGSPINSNQIALISSTFQTAQFIDNEKFNVNSPDYKKTDAIVVNLHNCNQFERCQTRVCSTNSQCSEGKLIDDVSNQTENIDDTENAISVHSKNKEMFTTSSNRDHFIDCARNLIAASVGVSKDTLQTLKNDLKRVLTLLSGPVCDIDEPNLGYKQRWRISSILRLAGGGESSLNNGGAANWGSAQASTTNNSNNNQSTWGGTSGNPSGNSGTSGNWPGNNVNRSAAGNQNTNQNQGPLGGQNVPGNVNKMNNPNQQLNQQSGPPTSQSSSTSQGGQNNNQWSQGKSNNPGGPGQNPSVPNNNNNTSQQQQQQQPPNSSSNNNQTNNQANNQAQGSVNSSNTSTSNNPSTKQQLEQLNTMREALFSQDGWGRQHVNQDTNWDVPTTPEPNMSKESVPVWKPPVNTGTDLWETNIRNGGQPPPQQQPKTPWGHTPATNIGGTWGEDDEAADSSNMWSGAPTSSQPNTAAGQWTTGTGNQTGMWGGSNWGDPRIDHRDPRDLRSVDPREMRDPRDHRMSLDPREHIRAIDPMTRDPRMADMRGDPRGISGRLNGASQDAMWGQPPGPPHHQMGHQHPSGPPTKMLNPSNINQWAAPPPKDMPGKPSGWEEPSPPTQRRNVPNYDDGTSLWGNAAINQRVIPGSKVSHWKDSPTPNLARGGMQCPPGMPQNRMPGQPGMKPDVSGPMWGHPGAPGGRNGSWAEGPHDTGSWDDPKTPTTWNEPQLNPGTWGGGPTAHKPKPMGPGAGSWADTDMDHSPSWVHPTKPTLTKEVIWSSREFRYLCDLGFKKEDVELALKNREMNREEALELLSQLRPVDQWRRHDAHSTYDPTNQATTAPAYPRFNHVAQQMSFPPGAGVASGNTTSSVGGSVANASLLKLQQQQQQAAVPLQQQQPSSNAPQPPFNQASRTPQNQPSTQQLRMLVQQIQLAVQEGYLNHQILNQPLAPQTLILLNQLLQQIKVLQQLHQQHSVQSTMKGNGQSVLQISVQITKTKQQIANLQNQIAVQQATYMKQQQQQQQQQQQQQQQQHPAPPAQSSEYYKSSVHDPMSALQNSFTELTMNKEPPISQQQSRLNQWKLPSLDKDGELVSNEFSRAPGTTSKPAVTSAGLTQSHSSPNMNPLLGQGDGTWSTRLGDSGWPDPGNTDSTDGKDWQPTGAAAFTDLVPEFEPGKPWKGTQMKSIEDDPSITPGSVVRSPLSLATIKDPDAIFSLSSKTSPPPQQPTNLDTSIPSLSNSTWTFNPPATTPSALFTSSKNTWGESAPPPTAVTSELWGAPMSKVRGPPPGLSSKATGNTSNGWAGFGTVGRSSSSWGFQSSTNAGWVSTWLLLKNLTPQIDGSTLKTLCMQHGPVQDFRLYLNHGIALTKYSSRDEAIKAQGALNNCVLGNTTIFAESPADSEVHTLLQQLSHGGQQQAGATAGAGWGLRPSNKTGPPPDTWGGSSSQLWGAPPSSNSLWSNAGIDSNDQQRATPSSLNSYLPGDLLGGESM; this is encoded by the exons ATGTTTCCACACAATTCTAGTTCACATGAGATTTCTACAGAAACAAATGCCTTCGTACAAAATTCCATG ggGGATGTAGTAGTATTAGGGAAAAACAGTCCGATAGGGGTGGGGAAGGGAAGAGAATCAGAAAATGCTAGGTACTGTGATATCGAATTCATAAACAACAACATGATGGTAAAACCTATTAACCATCTTGGAAATACCGCCGCCAATGACTTTTTAACCGTCCTGTCGAGCCAAACTG GCAAGTCCATCTTGACCAGTCGAGGCCCGACCTGCCAGTCAGTGGCGTCGTCAACCACAAAACACCCAACAATAAATCACTTTCTAacttacgataataataataatcctaCACTAAATAATCGCTCAAGACGAGCAGAACATAATCATCAAGATGATCGAAAAACAACAGTTAATGCAAcaacaaaaagaaaacaaccgGGCTCGCCCGGCAAACACAAACCGGGCAGCTCCGCCAATAACTCTAAGTCTATATCTAAGACATTAAGTGATAATAAGACTAGCTTTAGCGTACTAAACATTAGGGTActaaatataagcataaatcTACAATTAacaggggataagtgcgcaatCGGTGAAGGGGTACCTAGCCTAGTTAGGATACCCAAGTCTGATCGCCCCTCATCAGGCCACTTCTCTCTCGACTCTCTTGACAATTACTCCTTACTAGGGTCCTGCCTTCATCCGGGCAAATACAATAACATTAAGTCTAATTCTAGCCTCCTAAGTAATAATAACGTTAACTACAAGTCTGTGATATTGCTCAGCTCAACCAGTAACCATTATTTCCTCCGCGTCGAAATGGACAGTGGTGCGATCGCAATGAGACTAGGAGCCCGTTTGAATCCATTCAGATTCTTAGTGAACTCTTCTTTCGACGGTTTATTATTACGAGAACGGTTTCTTTTTACATCGCAGGATAAACACTGTAGAATTATGGAAATATTCTCGACGAATAATCAAATTATTCAAAGTAAGCACCCCTCAGTTGAATGCAttattaaaatgataaaaatcttACAAGAATGTGTACCCGGCGATTTCAACGAAGTGGGATCGAGGAAATCGTCATTGATACATTTAACGTTAATTAAAGTTGTTtcggagaatataaatattcttgaGTGCTGCGAACCATTGTGTGAAAATCAAGACATGAGAGCATTTCTGTCTATTGAAATTAAGTTCGAAAACCTACAAAACACTGTAAAACATGCATcgcataatttaacatttgaagaTATTTCTTTAACTGATATTAATCAAGAAATTCTAAAATTTCTATTCACATATCTATTTTTGAAAGACAAATCTTACCTTCTGTTCTACCTAGGTATTACGAAAATGTTGTTGAACGAAGTTAACTTCTTCTCATTTGAGAAATGCAAACAATCTTCACACATACTTAGGGATCTTCTATTAAACAGTACTTTCTCAACAATCAACACTTCGTCCATAATAATCGAATTTTTTCTTGGGGAAATTAacaatacgaagaaagaagtcttGAAAAGTGTTATATCGGTCGATATAtcctttataaataataatattgcgcTAGCACACATTGAGGAAAACTATACAAAAATATCAAAGTCGCCTTTAAATTTCGTGATGCTAAAGAAAGTTAAAATAAGTGATAGATCGTCGAATGAAGAATCAGATTTGATTAAGGAAGGGAAAAACGTGGCCACCAGTTCTTCCATTACGCTTATCGTTCCCGGAAACGAGCTAACTGACCAGCCTCTGCGACCTCTCCCATTGAGAAACGCGCCGAAACGCGCACAATCCTCTCCTCCATGGCTCGACCTGGTCGCGAACGAGCTGACGCAACGCGCATGTGTTCCACTCTCGTTAGATCGTAAGCTTTATGTGGTTAAATTTAGATATAAGGTGATTTGCGATTTTAGTATTATGTGGAAGGGGATACCGAGCCACGAGACTAGCTACGAAAGGACACATCTCAGTGTCCGGTACTCGAACATTTCTTGGAAGGTAAATGAGAGGACATTGGCctttaaagtagaaaattttaTGATGACGAAGGTATATTCAAAGATTGTGACTTTCTCAAATAACTTCGGAAAAACAAATCATAAAATTGTCGTctccaataaaaatattttgatttctCTAAAGAATTCGTCAATGACAGTAATAACAACGATGTATTGTAAAATTTGGATTTCGAAGAGGGGAAAGTTAAATGCCCTGCTCTTCAGAATATTTAGGAACATAGATGGTAGGAGTTCGACCTCGAACGAGCaaaatttgcaaattttattACACCCAGTGGCTTTAAAGAAATCGAGCAGCGGAATTTTTGCCTCTATCAGAACATTTACGCAAAGTGTAAACTCTTTGTTCCTGTTGAAAATCTTCAGAAGAATGTATTCGAAATTGATGACCTTGATGAAAGAATATCCAAACGCTTGGTTCATAGTAAGAACATCAGAAACAATAATTTTGAACGTAAAGGGAAGGATGGTGGAGATGTTGTCCTGGGGAATTAATGGTATTAGTGACGTGGCAACAATTACTGTTGGTGCTCTTTCATTTCAGGATAATGTTAAGTCTAACGAGCCCATGGGCGCTTATTTCGCGAACTATAGGTACTCGGGGTCGTATGTGCGTCTTGACCCTGAGTTTGTTAAGTCTCTTTCTAAGTCTACTATAGGGGATAGATTTAGGGTTAAGGGGGAGAACCAAGCCGAGTTCGCTCTCTACATTCCTACTACGACTACCTGCAAGCCTACGATGACGCTTAAACGCCAATCTGCATCCCGAATAATCGGTGTACCTGGATCTCGGCCGAAATACTTCGAGACATTATGGCCCGACCAAATGCACACTCCTCACGATTTTTATGACAGTCTGCCGAACTGTTTAACGGGATATCACAATGATTCTCTTCCAGAGGGTGAAGACGAAGAAGATTCTTCGAGATGTTTCGACTGCTTTAACGAACAAATCATACGCCGAAACACTAATAAAAATGTTGACCATAATCAACTGGAAACGATCAAATCTCAAACTGCTGTCCATTTGCATGGTGATCAATATAATAACGCAGGAGTATTTCGTTTTTGTGGATTTGAGAGAAATGATAATTGCCAAGATTTGTACGAGTCGATAGAAGGGAATACTTCTACTATTTCATCGTACTCTAGTTCACCGAAACGAATGAAACTAAGATATCAAGTTTTTATTGACTTAATGAATGAAAACATTTCTCTAGAAAATCTCTGTGATGTATATCAATTTAAAGAGACGTACAAAATACACCAAATTATTGGACTTGATGTTGAGAATATTTTCACTGGAAGTCCGATAAATTCTAATCAAATCGCTCTAATCAGTTCGACGTTTCAAACTGCCCAATTCATTgacaatgaaaaatttaatgtaAATTCTCCGGATTACAAGAAAACGGACGCCATTGTAGTAAACCTCCACAATTGCAATCAATTCGAAAGGTGTCAAACTCGTGTCTGTTCAACGAACAGCCAGTGTTCCGAAGGAAAGCTGATCGATGATGTTTCAAATCAAACGGAAAATATCGATGATACAGAAAATGCAATTTCTGTCCAttcgaaaaacaaagaaatgtttACAACTAGCTCTAATCGAGATCACTTCATCGATTGTGCCAGGAATCTCATTGCAGCGTCCGTAGGAGTTTCCAAAGATACTCTACAAACTCTCAAAAATGATCTTAAACGCGTGTTAACTCTTCTTTCTGGGCCAGTCTGCGATATAGATGAACCCAATTTAGGGTATAAACAAAGGTGGAGAATTTCCAGCATACTTAGATTAGCTGGCGGTGGTGAAAGTTCATTAAACAACGGTGGCGCTGCAAATTGGGGCTCTGCACAGGCCAGCACtacaaataatagtaataacaatCAATCTACATGGGGTGGGACTTCAGGGAATCCTTCTGGAAACAGTGGGACATCTGGAAATTGGCCTGGGAACAATGTAAATAGATCTGCTGCTGGCAATCAAAATACCAATCAGAATCAAGGACCTCTGGGTGGACAAAACGTTCCGG GTAACGTAAATAAAATGAACAATCCAAATCAGCAATTGAATCAGCAATCAGGTCCACCGACTTCTCAGTCAAGCAGTACAAGTCAAGGTGGTCAGAACAATAACCAATGGTCCCAAGGAAAATCTAATAATCCTGGAGGGCCTGGCCAAAACCCTTCTGTtccaaataataacaataatacatcgcagcaacaacagcagcaacagccaCCAAACTCCAGTAGCAATAATAATCAGACGAATAACCAGGCGAATAATCAGGCTCAGGGATCCGTTAACAGTAGTAATACATCTACTAGCAATAATCCTTCGacaaaacaacaactggagcaATTAAACACAATGAGGGAAGCACTTTTTAGTCAAGATGGTTGGGGTCGT CAACATGTAAATCAGGACACAAACTGGGACGTTCCAACTACTCCAGAGCCTAATATGAGTAAAGAATCAGTTCCGGTATGGAAGCCGCCAGTAAATACTGGTACGGATTTGTGGGAAACTAATATTAGAAATGGTGGCCAACCACCGCCTCAACAGCAACCAAAAACACCCTGGGGCCATACTCCAGCAACAAATATTGGTGGGACGTGGGGTGAAGATGATGAAGCTGCCGATTCATCGAATATGTGGAGTGGTGCTCCTACATCTTCTCAACCAAACACTGCCGCTGGACAATGGACAACCGGTACCGGTAATCAAACCGGTATGTGGGGAG GATCAAATTGGGGTGACCCAAGAATCGACCACCGAGATCCGCGAGATCTTCGCTCTGTTGACCCCAGAGAAATGCGAGATCCTCGTGATCACAGAATGTCCTTGGATCCTCGAGAACACATACGTGCAATAGATCCAATGACTCGAGATCCCAGGATGGCGGACATGCGTGGGGACcctcgaggaatttctggaaGATTGAATGGCGCCAGTCAAGATGCCATGTGGGGTCAACCACCAGGTCCTCCCCATCATCAAATGGGGCACCAACACCCTTCGGGACCTCCGACAAAGATGTTGAATCCTTCCAATATCAATCAATGGGCTGCCCCACCACCGAAAGATATGCCTGGGAAACCATCAGGTTGGGAAGAACCTTCCCCACCAACACAAAGAAGAAATGTTCCGAATTACGACGACGGTACGAGTTTATGGGGAAATGCTGCAATTAATCAGAGAGTTATACCTGGAAGTAAAGTCTCTCATTGGAAGGATTCTCCAACACCAAATCTAGCAAGAGGAG GAATGCAGTGTCCTCCCGGTATGCCGCAAAATAGAATGCCAGGTCAACCTGGAATGAAACCAGATGTTAGTGGACCAATGTGGGGCCATCCTGGTGCTCCTGGAGGACGAAATGGTAGCTGGGCTGAAGGACCACATGATACAGGTTCATGGGATGATCCAAAAACACCAACTACCTGGAATGAACCCCAGTTAAATCCTGGCACTTGGGGTGGTGGACCCACTGCGCACAAACCCAAACCAATGGGACCTGGAGCTGGAAGCTGGGCTGATACTGATATGGACCATTCTCCTAGTTGGGTTCATCCTACAAAACCTACTCTTACAAAGGAAGTTATATGGAGTAGCAGAGAATTCCGATATCTCTGTGATTTAGGATTCAAA aaaGAGGATGTAGAATTGGCACTGAAGAATCGTGAAATGAATAGGGAGGAAGCTTTGGAGCTTCTGAGTCAGTTGCGGCCTGTCGACCAATGGAGAAGACATGACGCACACTCCACCTATGACCCGACTAATCAAGCTACAACTGCGCCAGCATATCCTAGATTTAATCATGTCGCACAGCAGATGTCTTTTCCTCCG GGTGCTGGAGTTGCAAGTGGAAATACAACCAGTAGTGTAGGAGGATCAGTTGCTAATGCAAGTTTATTAAAGctacaacaacagcagcaacaagcTGCTGTTCCTTTACAACAACAACAGCCTAGTAGTAATGCACCACAGCCACCTTTCAATCAG GCTTCTAGAACTCCTCAAAATCAACCAAGTACTCAACAACTGCGTATGTTAGTGCAACAAATTCAATTAGCCGTCCAAGAAGGTTACTTAAATCATCAAATTCTAAATCAACCACTTGCACCTCAAACTTTAATACTTCTGAATCAATTACTGCAACAAATAAAAGTTCTGCAGCAACTTCATCAGCAACATTCGGTCCAAAGTACAATGAAGGGTAATGGCCAATCAGTTCTGCAGATTAGTGTACAAATTACAAAGACAAAACAGCAAATAGCAAATTTACAAAATCAAATTGCTGTACAACAAGCTACTTACAtgaagcagcagcagcagcagcagcagcagcagcagcagcaacagcagcaacaacatcCTGCGCCACCAGCTCAGAGCTCGGAATATTATAAGAGCTCCGTGCATGATCCCATGTCGGCACTACAAAACAGTTTTACAGAATTGACAATGAATAAAGAGCCTCCTATC AGTCAGCAACAATCAAGATTGAACCAGTGGAAGTTACCTTCATTGGACAAGGACGGAGAGTTAGTTTCGAATGAGTTCTCGAGAGCGCCAGGAACAACCAGTAAGCCAGCAGTAACATCGGCTGGTTTGACACAATCACACAGTAGTCCTAACATGAATCCTTTGTTGGGTCAAGGAGATGGTACATGGTCGACCAGACTCGGAGACAGTGGATGGCCAGATCCAGGTAATACGGATTCCACTGATGGAAAGGATTGGCAGCCAACTGGTGCAGCTGCTTTCACTGACCTTGTACCTGAGTTTGAACCTGGCAAGCCATGGAAG ggTACCCAGATGAAAAGCATCGAGGATGATCCAAGCATCACTCCCGGTTCTGTGGTCCGTTCACCATTATCTTTAGCAACGATCAAAGATCCGGATGCCATTTTTTCTTTAAGTAGCAAAACTTCACCACCACCGCAACAACCTACCAATCTTGATACTTCGATACCAAGTTTGAGTAATTCTACATGGACATTTAATCCGCCTGCCACTACGCCCAGTGCATTATTCACCAG ctCAAAGAACACTTGGGGTGAATCTGCGCCACCACCGACTGCGGTCACTTCGGAACTCTGGGGAGCACCAATGAGTAAGGTTCGTGGCCCACCGCCAGGTCTAAGTAGTAAAGCCACAGGAAATACGAGCAACGGTTGGGCAGGCTTCGGCACTGTTGGTAGATCGTCCAGTTCTTGGGGCTTTCAATCAAGCACAAACGCTGGCTGGGTTTCCACCTGGTTACTACTCAAGAATCTGACACCTCAGATCGATGGTTCTACGTTGAAAACTCTGTGTATGCAGCACGGTCCTGTTCAGGACTTCCGCTTATACCTTAATCATGGAATTGCATTAACCAAGTATTCGTCAAGAGACGAGGCTATTAAG GCACAAGGTGCTCTGAACAATTGCGTCTTGGG